From Balneolales bacterium ANBcel1:
GATAGAATTACCAGGAACCCGGATATCTGCCACGGCAAACCTGTTATTCGTGGTTTACGCTATCCGGTCGACACCATGCTGGACCTTTTGGCTTCCGGAATGAGTATTGATCAAATTCTGGAAGACTATCCCGACCTGGAACGCGATGACCTATTAGCTTGCCTTGAGTACGCTTCTAAAGTTGCCAGAACTAAAACTTCTCAAAAAATTGCTCTGTGAAGGTCATCGTTGATGCACAGTTGCCCAAACGATTATCCGACTTTTAAGGTACAAAACAAGTCGATTCCAAACATACCCTCCTCCCTCCAATTACAACTGGCCAACTTTCGGGGAAGCTTACACGACCATCTCACATCTTAGAATCAAACCACAACCCCGGCATCGCGCACCTCCAACAGCTCGGCAATATCGGTCATCCCATCTTTGAATCAAACGACAGTGATCCGTTACTAAGTAGTTATATCGCAGGGCTCTTGCAATAAATCAAGAACCTTTTTAGTTTCATAATGAAACCACAACTTGCCTGGTTCATTATGCCAACGAATATTACCATTAAGGGAATTCCCGACGAGGTTTATCAAAAGCTTAAGCTGCAAGCGGATAAACATCATCGCAGTGTGAACAGTGAGGTCATTATGACCCTGAAAAATTCTCTTCAAAGTAGAATACATGATCCGGACATCCTTATTGACAGAGCCCGAAAACTTAAAAAAAGAGCTAAGGGTTCTTTATCCATTGAAGAAATTCAACAAGCGATTGATCAGGATCGTCCATGATTGTTGCCGACACAAACCTGATAGCCAGTTTTTGGGTACCCAATAATAAGGAGCAATTGGCCTATCAAAGCCTCAAAAAGGATCCCGAGTGGATTGCACCTCTGCTGTGGGTTTCAGAGTTCAGAAATGTTCTTTCCCTCTGTTATCGTAAAAAAATCCTTGATTTATCTTCCATTTATCAGGCCATTGATGAAGCCGAAGAGCTCATGGGTACCAGAGAATTTTCAATCAATTCAAAACAGGTATTAACTCTGATGTCCGAGTCAACTTGTTCGGCCTATGATTGCGAATTTGTAGCCCTTGCATCTGATTTTGACATTCAACTCGTCACTTTTGATAAAAAAATTCTTTCTGAATTTTCTGCAATTGCGATTCATCCTGATGATTTCGTAGCCGGTTAACCTGGTATTTTTTCTGCGATATAACAGGCAATCTCAAGCGGACGCGGGTAGCGTCCGCACCCAAAACGCGGCTTCCCGCCACGCCGTTTAAATTGCGGGCCGCCATTTCTTTAAAAACCATTGACCGGTTGTCATTTCCCAACGCGGTAAGGGGCCCGCTACCCCGCCAGAAGTGACCTACTATCGAATAAATCGCTCTCACTATCGCAATGCTTCTGGAACTCAACCAGGCACAACGGGAATTGGCCCGGTGAAAAGTTCCGGATTTATCTTCCCGCTTTGGGCTATTGACGGAACCGGCGTGCATTGGTTTGGCATCCCTCCCGAATGATCCGTATACTTGGAAGTTGCCAATTCGGGCGATGGAGTTCGCCTTTAACCGCCTCCGGCTGATGACTCCTGCATTTACCGACTGCTCAACCTGAATTTAACAGGAGTGCATCCATGCGAGAACTTCTTCTGGTCGCCCTGGGGGGCGCATTCGGATCCGTCTTACGCTATCTCTTCAGCATCGGCCTGCCGATGGTGTTCGACCGGTCACTACTGGTCACCGCCACCATGGTGGTAAACATCCTGGGTTGTGTGATTATCGGCTTCCTGATTCAATGGATGGAGGCCCGCCAGCTTATGGACACCGGCCTGCGCCTGCTTGTCATTGCAGGGTTCCTGGGTGGATTTACCACGTTTTCCGCATTCGGACTCGAAGCCGTAATGCTTTTTAAGGAATCCGTTCATAACGCTTTGTGGTACATCGGATTGCAACTTACCCTCTGTATCGGAGGCGTCTGGATCGGACTTGCAGGATGCCGATGGCTTCTGAAATAGCCGGCAACGGCAGCGACGCCCTTTACCGACTCGTCGCTTGCTCCATCACCCGGGTCATCCGCTTTACAAACTCGCCCGGTGACTCCAAATCGCCCTGCATCAGCAACGCCCCGTCATAGAGCTGCCGCGCCATCAGTTTGACCAGATCGCCTTCGCCTTTTTGTTGCATCCCGCTGAGATTCCGGATCACCGGGTGGGACGGA
This genomic window contains:
- a CDS encoding Arc family DNA-binding protein, which encodes MKPQLAWFIMPTNITIKGIPDEVYQKLKLQADKHHRSVNSEVIMTLKNSLQSRIHDPDILIDRARKLKKRAKGSLSIEEIQQAIDQDRP
- a CDS encoding DUF433 domain-containing protein, coding for MGKSRLDRITRNPDICHGKPVIRGLRYPVDTMLDLLASGMSIDQILEDYPDLERDDLLACLEYASKVARTKTSQKIAL
- the crcB gene encoding fluoride efflux transporter CrcB, translated to MRELLLVALGGAFGSVLRYLFSIGLPMVFDRSLLVTATMVVNILGCVIIGFLIQWMEARQLMDTGLRLLVIAGFLGGFTTFSAFGLEAVMLFKESVHNALWYIGLQLTLCIGGVWIGLAGCRWLLK
- a CDS encoding type II toxin-antitoxin system VapC family toxin, with the translated sequence MIVADTNLIASFWVPNNKEQLAYQSLKKDPEWIAPLLWVSEFRNVLSLCYRKKILDLSSIYQAIDEAEELMGTREFSINSKQVLTLMSESTCSAYDCEFVALASDFDIQLVTFDKKILSEFSAIAIHPDDFVAG